In Chitinophaga sp. H8, a single genomic region encodes these proteins:
- a CDS encoding DUF6660 family protein: MKFFALIMGVWLLILSCLPCGDSRECNDQRATTISANHQQHNHDIEHCAPFCTCSCCSISMSCHKIPIYIIAKKVFATKNYSDYPTPFCKEVSHAIWQPPKIS; the protein is encoded by the coding sequence ATGAAATTTTTTGCACTCATAATGGGCGTATGGTTGCTTATCCTGTCCTGTTTACCTTGTGGTGACAGCAGGGAGTGCAATGACCAGAGGGCAACAACAATCTCTGCAAATCATCAACAGCATAATCACGACATTGAGCATTGCGCTCCTTTTTGTACTTGTTCGTGCTGTTCTATATCTATGTCGTGCCATAAAATCCCTATCTACATTATAGCTAAGAAGGTATTTGCGACAAAGAATTATTCTGATTATCCCACTCCTTTCTGCAAAGAAGTTTCACACGCTATCTGGCAACCGCCTAAAATTTCTTAA
- a CDS encoding Fur family transcriptional regulator, with protein MTSNMERGTELKLISKNTRPTSMRILVYDYLNIQTAALSLTEIEAYFHKADKVTIYRTLKTFEEKGIVHRIQDNNITKYRLCDEGCSEHIHKDHHLHFYCKVCKQTTCKKDISFPGNVKTDFRIDEIQIFAKGICELCLASGKQRKHVKR; from the coding sequence ATGACAAGTAACATGGAAAGAGGAACAGAGCTTAAATTAATAAGCAAGAATACCAGGCCAACAAGTATGCGGATCTTGGTGTACGACTATCTGAATATCCAGACTGCCGCTTTGTCTCTTACTGAGATTGAAGCCTACTTTCACAAGGCAGATAAAGTAACTATTTATCGAACGTTGAAGACCTTTGAAGAAAAAGGAATAGTACATAGGATTCAGGACAACAACATTACAAAGTATAGGCTGTGTGATGAAGGATGCAGTGAGCATATACATAAGGATCATCACCTACATTTTTACTGTAAAGTATGTAAGCAGACTACCTGTAAAAAGGATATATCCTTTCCTGGGAATGTAAAAACTGATTTTAGAATTGACGAGATCCAGATTTTCGCTAAAGGGATATGTGAGTTATGCCTCGCGAGTGGTAAGCAGAGAAAACACGTCAAACGATAG
- a CDS encoding transglutaminase-like domain-containing protein — protein MNNYLTETKILDYSNASIQQLIEQRQWKKLDTVARIKATYNFVRDEIKFGYNLADDIAASQVLADGYGQCNTKATLLMALLRATGVPNRIHGFTIDKALQKGAITGLWYSLSPRNILHSWVEVYVDEQWYFLEGVILDKGYLTELQKQFNDCKTTFCGYGAYTSNFDNPPIEWNLNNTFIQDKGINQDFGIFDTPDEFYAKHQQELSSIKKFIFRNIVRHKMNKNVERIRNGTDRYGVNSMALL, from the coding sequence ATGAACAACTACTTGACAGAAACTAAAATCCTGGATTATTCTAATGCCTCCATTCAACAATTGATAGAACAAAGGCAATGGAAAAAACTGGATACTGTCGCCCGGATAAAAGCCACCTACAATTTTGTTCGCGATGAAATCAAATTTGGCTACAACCTTGCAGACGACATTGCAGCATCACAGGTGTTGGCAGACGGCTATGGCCAATGCAATACCAAAGCCACTTTGTTAATGGCGCTTCTTCGAGCAACAGGCGTTCCAAACCGGATTCATGGATTTACTATTGACAAAGCATTACAAAAAGGTGCTATTACTGGATTATGGTATAGCCTTTCACCACGAAATATTTTGCATAGTTGGGTAGAAGTATATGTGGATGAACAATGGTATTTCTTAGAGGGGGTTATTTTAGATAAGGGCTATTTGACCGAATTGCAAAAGCAGTTCAATGATTGCAAAACTACCTTCTGCGGTTACGGCGCCTATACCAGTAATTTTGATAATCCACCGATAGAGTGGAATCTGAATAATACATTCATTCAGGATAAAGGGATTAATCAGGACTTCGGCATATTCGATACCCCGGATGAATTTTACGCCAAACATCAACAGGAGCTTTCCAGCATAAAAAAATTCATATTCAGAAATATTGTTAGGCATAAGATGAATAAAAACGTAGAAAGGATAAGAAACGGTACTGATAGATATGGTGTGAATAGCATGGCCTTACTTTGA
- a CDS encoding DUF6660 family protein, which yields MKWFALTLVFYLSALLLVPCSDAINRCERGTPTSQRESHNHSQDKNDNCTPFCHCNCCSVSMATYNFNLPELNIPLPAFSGQKVALRDFHFTSRYVGNIWQPPRIVA from the coding sequence ATGAAGTGGTTTGCGTTAACATTGGTATTTTATCTCTCAGCACTTCTTTTAGTGCCGTGTAGCGATGCAATTAATCGCTGTGAAAGAGGTACGCCAACTTCTCAAAGGGAATCGCATAACCATAGTCAGGACAAAAATGATAATTGTACTCCTTTTTGTCACTGTAATTGCTGTAGTGTGTCTATGGCAACCTATAACTTCAACCTTCCTGAACTTAATATCCCCTTGCCAGCCTTCTCAGGCCAAAAAGTTGCATTACGGGATTTCCATTTTACTTCCCGTTATGTCGGTAATATCTGGCAGCCACCCCGGATCGTAGCATAA